The Mercurialis annua linkage group LG2, ddMerAnnu1.2, whole genome shotgun sequence genome contains a region encoding:
- the LOC126670310 gene encoding uncharacterized protein LOC126670310, translating into MVKEKRKEDPFGSGERSKWPENFRPGCKRPVEEFENFDRDESVVDAILSNELEKEGAVTTDNTATDNAASNNTGSDNAAPEMETDLVDSECDSTYVCGSKEDSDDVSVSDGGSDFDDEYATARQEKKKLRSNDIDTINGLGLDAMLDAPGGIASVNGKYWEGGAVGDIDAYAGCVESDPGSDYADTDDGLVTPNSSDEENLHPKKRKRRTRLHYNPKWRHEELEFKMHMTFLNRIQVKHAVQQWAICHGHDVRWKKSERLKVEARCAPGCSWRLYASRTKSCTSFRITGLNNEHMCQRASKNRQATSEWVAKEFLQKFRRQPSYKPKFMVGDLRAKYSGLVVPISCCYRAKYTAMTIIRGSLESHYTRFRAYDAEMRRVDPEGLFCFHFISDPTTGTPIFQRYYVGFSSLRKGFKAGCRAVLCVDGCFLKTLVVGVLLSAIARDANNQMYPVAWAIAEAENEETWTWFMELLISDIGFGEGLYLTLISDQQKGLKNAINKVVPLAEHRNCARHIYANWKKKHKDPELKRLFWKAVNTSNHPEFESVMDLIKAERVTAYDDFMKQLDNIFCKAFIRPDSKCDAITSNLVETFNGFISKSRQLQAINMLEDIRSSLMERMFVKSGLMDNHFEDICPRIRERIDKNQTMTRFCEAKVAKGAFQVSCGEDQYVVNLKNRSCSCRAWDISGIPCAHALVCINFMRYNVVDYVDDWYKKEKYKLAYEFCLQPINGCRMWPKVGGSSILPPPYRKMPGRPKKNRRRDPDEEPKKHPRFARKGVAMTCSHCLSEGHNKRACPDKANAPVERPKKRGPGRPRGPNWTPKPPKSGPSPSEIRKQRKKELLESTISAQRNASSSEQRSEVHTQLQNQVAENVGIRVNTSSGFIFARPAPNDGNRYVSGAMSTAAAVRRHNRPPTSLQEGSKTDAVSGAAISSQQGSTTNPGSRETTSVMFKSTASQAATPRVDKLPLRKGKQKMNQ; encoded by the exons ATGGTTAAAGAAAAACGAAAAGAAGATCCCTTTGGGAGTGGAGAACGAAGTAAATGGCCCGAAAATTTCAG GCCAGGATGTAAGAGGCCAGTTGAAGAGTTTGAAAATTTCGATCGAGATGAAAGTGTTGTGGATGCTATACTAAGCAATGAGCTTGAGAAGGAAGGTGCTGTCACCACTGATAATACAGCCACTGACAATGCAGCCTCTAATAATACAGGCAGTGACAATGCAGCACCTGAAATGGAGACTGATCTTGTCGATAGTGAGTGCGACAGCACATACGTATGCGGGAGCAAAGAAGACAGTGATGATGTTAGTGTAAGTGATGGTGGGAGTGACTTTGATGATGAGTATGCAACTGCGaggcaagaaaagaaaaagttaaGAAGCAATGATATTGATACAATTAATGGGTTGGGATTGGACGCAATGCTTGATGCTCCGGGGGGTATTGCTAGTGTAAACGGGAAATATTGGGAAGGAGGGGCAGTTGGGGACATAGATGCCTATGCGGGTTGCGTAGAGTCTGATCCTGGAAGTGACTATGCGGACACCGACGACGGGCTGGTCACACCCAATAGCAGCGATGAGGAAAACTTACACCCTAAAAAGAGGAAGAGAAGAACCCGGTTGCACTATAACCCAAAGTGGAGGCACGAAGAGTTGGAATTCAAAATGCACATGACTTTTCTGAATAGGATACAAGTCAAACACGCTGTACAGCAGTGGGCTATCTGCCATGGCCATGATGTACGTTGGAAAAAAAGTGAGCGGTTGAAGGTTGAAGCGAGATGTGCACCAGGTTGTTCATGGAGGTTGTATGCTAGCAGGACGAAGTCATGCACCTCCTTTAGGATCACAGGGCTGAATAATGAACACATGTGTCAAAGAGCCTCAAAAAACAGGCAAGCGACATCAGAATGGGTGGCAAAGGAGTTTCTTCAAAAGTTTAGGCGACAACCTTCGTACAAACCGAAATTCATGGTAGGTGATCTAAGGGCCAAGTATTCTGGACTTGTAGTCCCAATTTCCTGTTGCTATAGAGCAAAGTATACAGCCATGACTATCATCAGAGGGTCCTTGGAAAGCCATTATACAAGATTCAGAGCGTATGACGCGGAAATGAGAAGGGTAGACCCCGAAGGCTTATTCTGTTTCCACTTCATTAGTGACCCAACAACTGGCACTCCGATTTTCCAGAGGTACTATGTTGGTTTTTCAAGTTTACGAAAGGGGTTTAAAGCTGGTTGTAGGGCGGTGTTATGTGTGGACGGGTGTTTCCTAAAGACTCTTGTAGTTGGGGTTCTGTTAAGTGCTATAGCCCGGGACGCCAACAACCAAATGTACCCTGTGGCGTGGGCAATCGCTGAAGCAGAAAATGAAGAAACCTGGACATGGTTTATGGAGTTGTTGATATCAGATATTGGGTTCGGAGAGGGTCTGTACTTGACTCTGATTAGCGACCAACAAAAG GGGTTGAAAAATGCAATTAACAAGGTTGTCCCTCTCGCCGAGCACCGTAATTGCGCCCGCCACATATACGCTAATTGGAAGAAGAAGCACAAAGATCCTGAGTTGAAGAGGCTGTTTTGGAAGGCTGTCAATACAAGTAATCATCCCGAGTTTGAGAGTGTTATGGATTTGATAAAGGCTGAGAGGGTTACGGCCTATGATGATTTCATGAAGCAGTTGGATAACATATTTTGCAAAGCCTTTATTAGGCCAGATTCAAAGTGTGATGCCATCACGAGTAATTTGGTGGAGACTTTCAACGGTTTCATCTCTAAGTCAAGGCAATTACAAGCGATCAATATGCTAGAGGACATTCGGTCATCTTTGATGGAGAGGATGTTTGTCAAGTCGGGGTTGATGGACAATCATTTCGAAGATATTTGCCCTAGGATAAGAGAGCGTATAGACAAGAATCAGACTATGACCAGATTCTGCGAAGCAAAAGTTGCAAAAGGGGCATTTCAAGTGAGTTGCGGTGAAGATCAATATGTGGTGAACCTTAAAAATAGGAGCTGCTCATGTAGAGCATGGGACATAAGTGGCATTCCTTGTGCCCATGCTCTAGTCTGCATCAACTTCATGCGTTATAATGTTGTGGATTACGTCGATGATTGGTACAAGAAGGAAAAATATAAGTTGGCGTATGAATTCTGTCTACAGCCAATCAACGGGTGCAGAATGTGGCCTAAAGTAGGAGGGAGTAGTATTCTGCCGCCGCCATATCGTAAGATGCCTGGCCGTCCTAAGAAGAATAGAAGAAGAGATCCCGACGAAGAGCCAAAGAAGCATCCGAGGTTTGCAAGAAAGGGTGTGGCAATGACCTGCAGTCATTGCCTTAGCGAGGGACATAACAAACGTGCATGTCCTGATAAGGCTAATGCCCCTGTTGAAAGGCCTAAAAAG CGTGGTCCAGGTAGACCTAGAGGTCCAAACTGGACTCCCAAACCTCCTAAGAGTGGACCTTCTCCTTCGGAGATTCGAAAGCAACGAAAGAAAGAACTACTGGAGAGCACCATTTCAGCACAAAGAAATGCATCATCTTCTGAGCAAAGAAGCGAGGTTCATACACAGCTGCAAAACCAG GTTGCTGAAAATGTTGGGATAAGGGTGAACACATCTTCTGGTTTCATTTTCGCAAGG CCTGCTCCCAATGATGGCAACAGATACGTTAGTGGAGCAATGTCAACAGCTGCTGCAGTTAGGCGACATAATAGACCACCAACATCATTGCAGGAAGGATCGAAAACCGACGCAGTTTCTGGAGCAGCCATATCATCGCAGCAAGGATCGACGACAAACCCAGGTTCCCGCGAGACCACGTCTGTTATGTTCAAGTCAACGGCTTCACAAGCTGCCACACCGAGAGTAGACAAACTTCCGTTGAGGAAGGGGAAACAGAAAATGAATCAGTAA
- the LOC126670388 gene encoding uncharacterized protein LOC126670388 has translation MSSISEPFMAFENVTLELYNLPPTHERGNCRHGRLYLYTSWTKNNPGRRFWRCRKSRTTEDCGAFRWYDGEVPFEQIIKFGVLLDKVRGLTDQLASSKKVIEELNETVKELEDNKEKAIVAFTNLLDESDRLLKENAELKSQACGSQSFSRS, from the exons ATGTCTTCAATCTCTGAACCTTTCATGGCCTTTGAAAATGTGACACTCGAACTGTACAATCTTCCTCCAACGCACGAACGTGGTAACTGCAGGCATGGAAGGTTATATCTGTACACTTCATGGACCAAAAATAATCCGGGACGACGATTCTGGCGATGTCGTAAGTCAAGG aCGACAGAAGATTGCGGAGCTTTTCGCTGGTATGATGGGGAGGTCCCATTCGAGCAAATCATTAAGTTTGGTGTGCTTTTGGACAAAGTCAGGGGATTGACGGATCAACTTGCGAGTAGCAAAAAAGTAATCGAAGAATTGAATGAAACTGTTAAGGAGCTGGAAGACAATAAAGAAAAAGCTATAGTTGCTTTTACAAACTTACTGGATGAAAGTGATCGATTGTTGAAGGAAAATGCAGAACTGAAATCGCAAGCGTGTGGCTCGCAATCTTTTTCCAG GTCTTGA